A genomic region of Fodinisporobacter ferrooxydans contains the following coding sequences:
- a CDS encoding chemotaxis protein CheC, whose translation MDEFLKLGEFQYDVIREIGNIGAGHAATALSEILHTEVDMFVPSVQLISFDQIADVLGGSEQLVVGVFLRMSGDIPGNMFFLLQIESAKKLVRAFMNNAKIAPPEDQDDFSEMELSALSEVGNILAGSYLSSLAEFTKKRMTPSVPAIAIDMAGAILSAGLMQLGEAGEYALVVDTTFLQGKADIEGHFFLLPDPGAVSQLLAALGVDSI comes from the coding sequence ATGGACGAATTTCTTAAATTAGGCGAATTTCAATATGATGTCATTCGTGAAATAGGCAACATTGGAGCAGGTCATGCTGCGACAGCATTATCAGAGATTCTGCACACAGAAGTCGATATGTTCGTACCAAGCGTCCAATTGATTTCTTTTGATCAAATTGCCGATGTTCTCGGTGGCAGTGAACAACTCGTCGTCGGCGTGTTTTTGCGGATGAGCGGAGATATACCCGGCAATATGTTTTTTCTGTTGCAAATTGAAAGCGCCAAGAAATTGGTCCGGGCATTTATGAATAATGCAAAGATTGCGCCGCCCGAAGACCAAGATGACTTTTCGGAAATGGAACTCTCTGCATTATCGGAAGTCGGCAATATTCTGGCCGGTTCCTATTTGTCATCGTTGGCGGAGTTTACAAAAAAACGCATGACGCCATCTGTCCCGGCAATTGCAATCGATATGGCAGGAGCCATATTAAGTGCAGGTCTGATGCAATTAGGTGAGGCCGGGGAATATGCGCTAGTTGTCGATACTACGTTTTTACAAGGAAAAGCGGATATCGAAGGCCATTTTTTCCTGTTGCCTGATCCAGGTGCGGTTAGCCAATTGCTTGCTGCTTTAGGAGTGGACTCGATATGA
- a CDS encoding chemotaxis protein CheW, with amino-acid sequence MAVEMTQGSMERKVIVFRLKDEEYGVDVNQVRSIERMQKITRVPRTANFVKGVINLRGVVTPIIDLRERFGLAQEEHSENTRIIIVAVDSMEVGLIVDAANDVVDIQESSIEPPPAVVGGIQAAYLSGVAKLADRLLILLNLTKVLSAEEIQQLNHLEK; translated from the coding sequence ATGGCTGTTGAAATGACGCAAGGAAGCATGGAGCGGAAAGTAATTGTTTTTCGTTTGAAAGATGAAGAGTATGGAGTGGATGTCAATCAAGTCCGCTCGATTGAACGCATGCAAAAAATTACCAGAGTTCCGCGTACAGCGAATTTTGTCAAAGGTGTGATTAATCTTCGCGGTGTCGTCACGCCGATTATCGATTTGCGTGAGCGCTTCGGGTTGGCGCAGGAAGAGCATTCCGAGAATACCAGAATTATCATCGTTGCGGTCGATTCGATGGAAGTAGGATTAATCGTCGATGCCGCCAATGATGTTGTCGATATTCAGGAATCTTCCATTGAGCCGCCGCCGGCAGTTGTTGGCGGCATCCAAGCGGCCTATTTGTCAGGTGTCGCCAAGCTGGCTGACCGTTTGTTAATCTTATTGAATTTGACCAAAGTATTAAGCGCGGAAGAAATTCAACAGTTGAACCATCTGGAGAAATAG
- a CDS encoding DUF342 domain-containing protein, with the protein MEQNEQKWWTDHLHVTISDDRMHAYIQIHINDSESGSIPLLTARGMEHWLENKGIRFGLQTVVISAIATTPFQYRGQSVEIATGIPPVLGKDAVVEVLSGDARTVRPRLLADDRVDFFHITDICSVRAGTTIAKKIPPIPGRDGQDVFGRILPHPHPKDAQLPFGENVKIADDGQSILAAADGHLVYIPTKNQLHVFSTYTVEGNVDFSIGNIKFLGNVHIKGSVLDGFRIEAEGDIQIDGSVAAASVHAGRDVHILGGIQSRGKGVVQAGRNVRTRFVQTGKVIAGMDCLIQDSIMHSDVTAMRDVIVFEKKGVIVGGSVNAGERIVAGTLGSPMATVTQLTVGVRPDLRAERLQIERELKELQNTRVKSLQAISIFHASVQMGKPLSPEKEQLKHSVEKTLEFVEQQIVIKQERQTEIDRQLVLSGKSYVVGEERTHPGVKIGIDNYLYHVQDERTQPTRYFVKNETITPETYDVSTINHRQRL; encoded by the coding sequence ATGGAACAAAATGAACAAAAATGGTGGACAGATCATTTGCATGTAACCATTTCCGATGATCGGATGCATGCATATATACAGATACATATAAATGATTCTGAATCCGGGTCAATCCCTCTGCTGACAGCTCGCGGAATGGAACATTGGCTCGAAAATAAAGGGATTCGATTTGGCTTGCAGACGGTTGTGATATCCGCAATCGCAACGACCCCCTTTCAATACAGGGGGCAAAGTGTTGAAATTGCAACGGGAATTCCGCCTGTTTTAGGTAAGGATGCAGTGGTAGAAGTTCTTTCTGGTGATGCCAGAACTGTCCGTCCAAGATTGTTGGCGGATGACCGGGTCGATTTTTTTCATATAACAGATATCTGCAGTGTACGTGCAGGAACGACAATTGCCAAAAAAATTCCACCGATACCAGGCAGAGATGGACAAGATGTATTTGGCCGAATATTGCCGCATCCACACCCGAAGGATGCGCAGTTGCCATTTGGAGAAAATGTGAAAATTGCCGATGATGGCCAGTCTATATTGGCAGCTGCAGATGGACATCTGGTATATATACCGACAAAAAATCAGCTCCATGTGTTTTCGACGTATACCGTTGAAGGAAATGTGGATTTTTCTATAGGCAATATAAAGTTTTTGGGCAATGTGCATATCAAAGGCAGTGTATTAGACGGTTTTCGTATCGAAGCAGAAGGGGATATACAGATTGACGGTTCCGTAGCAGCGGCATCTGTTCATGCCGGTCGGGACGTGCATATTCTCGGAGGCATTCAATCGCGCGGGAAAGGCGTCGTTCAGGCAGGCAGGAATGTCAGAACACGGTTTGTTCAAACAGGGAAAGTCATCGCCGGCATGGATTGTTTGATACAGGACAGCATTATGCATAGCGATGTAACTGCAATGCGGGATGTCATCGTCTTTGAAAAAAAAGGCGTAATCGTTGGAGGAAGCGTCAACGCCGGTGAACGAATTGTGGCGGGAACGCTCGGTTCCCCAATGGCAACTGTTACCCAATTAACGGTGGGCGTTCGGCCGGATTTGCGGGCGGAACGTTTGCAGATTGAACGAGAATTGAAAGAATTGCAGAATACACGGGTAAAATCGTTGCAGGCCATCTCCATATTCCATGCAAGTGTGCAAATGGGCAAGCCCTTATCACCGGAAAAGGAACAATTGAAACATTCCGTTGAGAAAACCTTGGAATTTGTTGAACAACAAATTGTAATAAAGCAGGAACGACAAACGGAAATCGACCGACAACTCGTTCTGTCCGGCAAATCGTACGTAGTAGGAGAAGAAAGAACGCATCCGGGTGTAAAGATCGGAATCGACAACTATCTCTATCATGTGCAGGATGAACGAACACAACCGACTCGCTATTTTGTCAAAAATGAAACAATTACCCCTGAGACGTATGATGTTTCAACGATAAATCATAGACAGCGATTGTGA
- the rpsB gene encoding 30S ribosomal protein S2 has product MAIISMKQLLEAGVHFGHQTRRWNPKMGRYIFTERNGIYIIDLQKTVKKIEEAYNFVRDLAVEGKTMLFVGTKKQAQESVHEEAERCGMYFVNQRWLGGTLTNFNTIQKRIERLRQLERMEEDGTFAVLPKKEVILLRKEQERLEKFLGGIKGMNELPGALFVIDPRKERIAVAEARKLGIPIVAIVDTNCDPDEVDYVIPGNDDAIRAVKLITAKIADAILEGNQGEQTA; this is encoded by the coding sequence ATGGCGATTATCTCAATGAAGCAACTGCTTGAAGCAGGGGTTCACTTCGGACACCAGACACGTCGTTGGAATCCAAAAATGGGACGCTATATCTTCACCGAACGTAACGGAATTTACATTATTGATTTACAAAAAACTGTCAAGAAAATTGAGGAAGCGTATAACTTTGTGCGCGATCTTGCTGTGGAAGGCAAGACGATGCTGTTCGTCGGAACCAAAAAGCAAGCGCAAGAATCTGTGCATGAAGAAGCGGAACGTTGCGGCATGTATTTCGTCAACCAACGCTGGTTGGGTGGTACATTGACCAACTTTAACACGATTCAAAAACGAATTGAGCGCCTTCGTCAATTGGAGCGCATGGAGGAAGACGGAACGTTCGCTGTCCTTCCGAAAAAAGAAGTAATTCTTCTTCGGAAAGAACAAGAGCGTTTGGAAAAATTCTTGGGCGGAATTAAAGGCATGAATGAGCTTCCAGGCGCATTATTTGTCATTGATCCGCGCAAAGAGCGTATTGCTGTTGCGGAAGCGCGTAAATTGGGAATTCCGATCGTTGCAATTGTCGATACGAACTGTGATCCGGATGAAGTGGATTATGTGATTCCTGGTAATGATGATGCGATTCGTGCAGTCAAATTAATTACCGCGAAGATTGCAGATGCGATTCTCGAAGGGAATCAAGGCGAGCAAACCGCGTAA
- a CDS encoding chemotaxis protein CheD — protein MNVVKVAMADLNISESPDSLRTTGLGSCVGVAIYDPLKKIAGLAHVMLPEAKGSPETPAKYANTAIPLLIRKMLDRGAATNRLVAKLAGGAQMFSFAGANDLMRIGPRNVEAVKLSLRAYKIPVLIEDTGGNCGRTIEFFATDGSLIIRTAKNGLKTI, from the coding sequence ATGAATGTAGTCAAAGTTGCGATGGCTGATCTTAATATTTCGGAATCGCCGGATTCCTTGCGAACCACCGGATTAGGCTCTTGTGTAGGCGTTGCCATCTATGATCCGCTGAAAAAAATCGCCGGACTTGCACATGTCATGCTGCCAGAAGCAAAAGGGAGCCCTGAAACCCCGGCAAAGTATGCCAATACGGCGATTCCGCTTTTAATTCGAAAAATGTTGGATCGTGGGGCAGCAACAAATCGATTGGTTGCCAAATTGGCCGGTGGCGCCCAGATGTTTTCGTTTGCAGGCGCGAATGACTTAATGCGAATTGGTCCTAGAAATGTGGAGGCAGTTAAACTGTCGTTGCGAGCATACAAAATCCCTGTTTTGATCGAGGACACTGGCGGAAATTGCGGCCGTACCATTGAATTTTTTGCGACGGATGGCAGTCTTATTATTCGGACGGCCAAAAATGGTTTAAAAACCATATGA
- a CDS encoding sigma-70 family RNA polymerase sigma factor, which translates to MDANALQNFWHNWKQQKCMLSMDELFREFRPFVIRIVHALHIQETAVLSREDLISAGFIGLLNAFDRYDTTMAVRFETYAYFRVRGAILDELRKLDPAPRSLRRKLRSIQDAYEIVEKELGRSASDDEIASFLDMTVGELHRTLQESQALQISSLDASVAEDENDVRSDLVSDPDSPNPLEIITRSEAEQALLQVIERLPEKERLVVTLYYYEELTFKEISEILDVTVSRISQLHTKATYRLRGALSRKKKEWFN; encoded by the coding sequence ATGGATGCAAATGCATTGCAAAATTTTTGGCACAATTGGAAACAACAGAAATGCATGTTGTCTATGGATGAGCTTTTCAGGGAATTCCGTCCTTTCGTTATTCGCATTGTACATGCATTGCATATTCAGGAAACTGCCGTTTTAAGCCGCGAAGATTTAATAAGTGCAGGATTTATTGGTTTACTGAACGCATTTGACCGGTATGACACCACAATGGCAGTTCGATTTGAAACGTATGCGTATTTTCGAGTGCGCGGGGCGATTCTGGATGAACTGCGCAAGTTAGACCCTGCGCCCCGATCGCTGCGGCGTAAATTACGAAGCATACAAGATGCTTATGAAATCGTGGAAAAAGAATTGGGAAGATCAGCCTCAGATGATGAGATTGCATCTTTTTTAGATATGACAGTAGGGGAATTGCACAGGACTTTGCAGGAGTCCCAAGCGTTGCAAATCAGTTCGCTGGATGCTTCCGTTGCGGAAGATGAGAATGACGTTCGTTCTGATTTGGTATCAGATCCGGATAGTCCGAATCCTCTTGAAATTATTACACGATCTGAGGCGGAGCAAGCGTTGCTGCAAGTAATCGAACGCTTGCCGGAAAAAGAGCGCTTAGTGGTCACTTTGTACTATTATGAAGAATTAACGTTTAAAGAAATTTCGGAGATACTGGATGTAACCGTCTCTCGAATTTCACAACTTCATACAAAAGCAACATATCGATTGCGTGGGGCATTGAGTCGGAAAAAGAAAGAATGGTTCAATTAG